The window AACCAGAAGCCTAACCTTTCTCACCCTATCATCTGAGCTAGGGTAAACAGCCGTAACTTTGGCTAGCTTCCATTCATTGCGCGATGCAAGATCATCCTTCAGGAGAACAACATCATTGATCTTCAGgtgtcttctgtttgtgtgccaTTTTTGTCTTGACTGCAAATTCAATAAATACTCCTTCCTCCAACGTGTCCAGAACTCATTAGACAAATACTGCATGCGTCGCCACCTCTTTTGAAGAAAGAGATCATCCTTCATGAACTGTCCAGGTGGAGGCTGGATGATCGTGGACTTCATCGTCAAGATATGGTTCGGCGTAAGTGGTTCTAGTCCTGTTGGATCATTGAGATGTTCAGCCGAAAGAGGTCTACTGTTAATAAATGCCATGACTTCATACAGAAACGTTCTCAGTGACGCATTGTCAAGTATGGCAGAATGGTCAAGTATGGCAGAAAGAACACTCCTTATTGTTCTTATTTGTCGCTCCCATACACCACCCATATGGCTTGCTGATGGGGGATTCATGAGAAATTCACATCCAAGTGTCTTCAGCTTTTCTTGGTCAACCCTTTTGATGAGTTCTGCAAACTCTCTTCTGGCACCAACAAAGTTGGTGCCCTGGCGAACATTTCCTCTTATAGCAATGAATGTTCTTAAAGCATTGATGAATGTATCAGATGTCAAGTCATCTACCACTTCTATATGAATGGCTCGTAAACACAAACAAGTGAACAAAAGTCCATACTTCTTGAGATCAGTTCTTCTTTCCTTGACATATATCGGGCCGAAACAGTCCATACAGACATACGTAAAGGTTGGGGTTGGTTGAGTTCTGTCTAGTGGCAAATCACTCATTTTTTGTTCTTTGGGACCTCTCCTATATTTCCTGCACTTGACACcttaatgaatgtgtgtgttgaaacaACACTGCTACCTCCAAGAACCCACCACCCATTAGCTCGCAGTTCATTCAATGTCATTCCATATCCCTGATGGTAGACCTTATCATGGAAGTGCTTCACAAGTAGAGCTGatatgtgactgcttttaggaAGTATGGCAGGGTGTTTCACATGTGGATGTAACACAGCTTGTCTTAGACGTCCTCCTACTCTAAGCACGCCTTCTTCATCCAAAAATGGATTCAGTTTGTGGAGATTGCTTGTCTTTGAAACTGCTTTCTTTTGTTTCAGACTCTTAATCTCTTGTGAAAATGCTTGTTCTTGAGCTAGCTTGATGCTCACAAGCTCagcttcctttctttcttcaaGGCTAGTACCTTCATCTGTATGCATTACACCCTTGAATTCCctgattttttgttttagtcttGCTACTGCTCTTACTCGCCTAGACCAATCTGAGAACTTCTGGAAACGATCAAGTAAAGATTTGTATTCCCTTGCGGTAGTGTCACACACAAAGGCCTTTCGAAGTACTGGATCATTCTCACTGATTTCTCCCACCTTGCTATCTCTGACAGGAAGTTCTCTTTGCCAGAAAAGCTTTGGGCCAGTGAACCAGTTTGATGTCTTGAGTTGTTCTGCAGTCAAACCCCGGGAAGCATGATCTGCAGGATTCTCTTCAGAGGTAACATGAGACCATTGTTCAGGAGTTGTGCTTGCTTTAATCCTCTGGACACGATTGGCTACAAACACTTGAAAGCGCCTGGCATCATTATTGATGTAGCCAAGAACAACTGTGGAATCTGTCCAAAAGAACTCCTGTAGGTTCTGGATTTCCAGCTCATTTCTCAGCAAGTCACTGACACGAACTGCAACGACTGCTGCAGAGAGTTCAAGTCGTGGGATAGTCATGACATTGGTTGGTGAAACTCTGGACTTTCCCATTACCAAGCAGCAATGAACACTTGTCTAAATGGCTAACAACTCTCAGGTAACTGCATTCTCCGTACCCTGTGATGCTGGCGTCAGCAAAATGGTGGAGTTCATAACTTTTGATCTCTCCAAACCCAGGAGGTATAAAGCACCTTGGAATCTGCATGTTAACCAATGCTGGTAGATCTCTGATCCACGATTCCCATTGCGGTTCAAATGCTCTGGT of the Parambassis ranga chromosome 8, fParRan2.1, whole genome shotgun sequence genome contains:
- the LOC114439388 gene encoding uncharacterized protein LOC114439388 isoform X2, whose amino-acid sequence is MGKSRVSPTNVMTIPRLELSAAVVAVRVSDLLRNELEIQNLQEFFWTDSTVVLGYINNDARRFQVFVANRVQRIKASTTPEQWSHVTSEENPADHASRGLTAEQLKTSNWFTGPKLFWQRELPVRDSKVGEISENDPVLRKAFVCDTTAREYKSLLDRFQKFSDWSRRVRAVARLKQKIREFKGVMHTDEGTSLEERKEAELVSIKLAQEQAFSQEIKSLKQKKAVSKTSNLHKLNPFLDEEGVLRVGGRLRQAVLHPHVKHPAILPKSSHISALLVKHFHDKVYHQGYGMTLNELRANGWWVLGGSSVVSTHTFIKVSSAGNIGEVPKNKK